The Tolypothrix sp. PCC 7712 region TCTTTGTTTTTCTGCTGATTATTCTACAAGTCTATAACAAGACCATCCTCATCCAGGATGTATTTGTAGATTGGCGTTCTTTAGGCCGTTAATCTTGACAAAGCTCTTGATTATATAGAATAGGCGCAGCGACACCCGGCTCATCCGGGTTTTTTTGTGATTTGATAGTGAAAAAATTAGTCGAAAACAAGCCAACATATATAAGGTAGGAAGATGATGTTCTTCCTGTAGTTTTGCTTGACCTATAGATTTATCGGAAAAATCCATGAATATATTTGGTATTGGTCTGCCGGAAATGGCTGTAATTTTTGTAGTAGCACTGTTAATCTTTGGGCCGAAAAAGCTTCCAGAGGTTGGGCGTAGCTTAGGTAAAGCAATTCGGGGCTTTCAAGAAGCCTCAAATGAATTTCAAAATGAGTTTAAGCGGGAAGCTGAACAAATAGAACAAGCTGTGAAAACTACTGCTGAACTTGAACCCAAGCAAATCGAAGCAGCACCCGTACAGCATGACACTGCTGATTCTTCACCAAAAAGCTAAAAAGGTGATGCTATAGATTGACTGGCAATTTTAGATTTTAGATTGCCGATTTTAGATTGTTTTGTGATTTGAGATGCATAAGTGCTGATGCAAAATTCAATATATCTTTGTCATTGCGAATGCAGCGTTAAGCCTTCTCCCAAGGAGACGCTACATTAATAACTTTGTGGAACCATTTACCTCAAGTTTGTAGGTAAAACAATTCTCAAATCATCCAGCTTCATCTATTTATTGATGGAATTATTCCCAAATCCAAAATCTAAAATCCAAAATTGATAGAGTAGATTCAAAATGACAGAGGCTGTTACAAAACCAGCTTTGGTGATTCCTCAGCTAATTGTCGGGTTGGGGAATCCAGAGCCTAAGTATGATCAAACGCGCCACAATATTGGCTTTGCGGCTGTTG contains the following coding sequences:
- a CDS encoding TatA/E family twin arginine-targeting protein translocase, whose protein sequence is MNIFGIGLPEMAVIFVVALLIFGPKKLPEVGRSLGKAIRGFQEASNEFQNEFKREAEQIEQAVKTTAELEPKQIEAAPVQHDTADSSPKS